A window from Musa acuminata AAA Group cultivar baxijiao chromosome BXJ3-10, Cavendish_Baxijiao_AAA, whole genome shotgun sequence encodes these proteins:
- the LOC103969796 gene encoding protein TIFY 11c-like isoform X2, with protein MERDFLGLNVDAAVALQVKERSRGFQDSSVQWPYANETAALLQVQSPNAADECKLKRTTFDHFSFPGLHINPKCFPVVSSQTLSNLGRQGLKQHLTSSSATIASDCPLVSHYSTPLTGNGGATAAEDHSVRSTFLGDRSSWNTSKSFSSPSQLTIFYGGSVIVYDNVSSDMAREIMLLASSRNHAAAASTPVSLSPATTTSPRAIPLSRKASLARFVEKRKQRMINYKPYPFCDKRKDANSSAAVTRASHENSDSDSGPSSHRCQ; from the exons ATGGAGAGGGACTTTCTGGGACTAAACGTCGACGCCGCGGTGGCTCTGCAGGTGAAGGAGCGCAGCAGGGGATTCCAGGATTCATCAG TTCAGTGGCCTTACGCAAACGAAACTGCTGCTCTGCTTCAAGTTCAGTCACCAAATGCTGCAGATGAATGTAAGCTGAAAAGGACGACGTTCGACCACTTCTCCTTCCCTGGTCTTCACATCAACCCAAAATGCTTTCCTGTGGTATCCTCTCAG ACACTCTCTAATCTCGGAAGACAAGGACTGAAGCAGCACCTCACCAGTTCTTCTGCTACCATAGCTTCGGATTGTCCTCTGGTCTCGCATTACTCCACTCCACTTACCGGAAATGGAGGAGCCACTGCAGCAGAAGACCATTCTGTGAGATCCACATTTTTAGGAGACCGCTCGTCATG GAACACATCGAAGTCCTTTTCATCGCCCTCACAGCTAACCATCTTCTACGGAGGGTCAGTGATAGTGTACGACAATGTCTCATCGGATATG GCTCGTGAAATCATGTTGCTGGCCAGCAGCAGGAATCATGCAGCTGCAGCCTCAACTCCTGTGTCTTTGAGTCCTGCGACCACAACCTCGCCTAGAG CAATACCTCTGTCTCGCAAGGCATCTCTGGCACGGTTCGTGGAGAAGCGCAAGCAAAG AATGATCAACTACAAGCCTTATCCCTTCTGCGACAAGAGAAAAGATGCCAACTCGAGTGCAGCAGTCACACGTGCAAGCCATGAAAACAGTGACTCAGATAGTGGACCGTCTTCCCACAGATGCCAATAA
- the LOC103969796 gene encoding protein TIFY 11c-like isoform X1, which yields MERDFLGLNVDAAVALQVKERSRGFQDSSDSISIFTVNPAVQWPYANETAALLQVQSPNAADECKLKRTTFDHFSFPGLHINPKCFPVVSSQTLSNLGRQGLKQHLTSSSATIASDCPLVSHYSTPLTGNGGATAAEDHSVRSTFLGDRSSWNTSKSFSSPSQLTIFYGGSVIVYDNVSSDMAREIMLLASSRNHAAAASTPVSLSPATTTSPRAIPLSRKASLARFVEKRKQRMINYKPYPFCDKRKDANSSAAVTRASHENSDSDSGPSSHRCQ from the exons ATGGAGAGGGACTTTCTGGGACTAAACGTCGACGCCGCGGTGGCTCTGCAGGTGAAGGAGCGCAGCAGGGGATTCCAGGATTCATCAG ATTCAATATCGATCTTTACTGTAAATCCAGCAGTTCAGTGGCCTTACGCAAACGAAACTGCTGCTCTGCTTCAAGTTCAGTCACCAAATGCTGCAGATGAATGTAAGCTGAAAAGGACGACGTTCGACCACTTCTCCTTCCCTGGTCTTCACATCAACCCAAAATGCTTTCCTGTGGTATCCTCTCAG ACACTCTCTAATCTCGGAAGACAAGGACTGAAGCAGCACCTCACCAGTTCTTCTGCTACCATAGCTTCGGATTGTCCTCTGGTCTCGCATTACTCCACTCCACTTACCGGAAATGGAGGAGCCACTGCAGCAGAAGACCATTCTGTGAGATCCACATTTTTAGGAGACCGCTCGTCATG GAACACATCGAAGTCCTTTTCATCGCCCTCACAGCTAACCATCTTCTACGGAGGGTCAGTGATAGTGTACGACAATGTCTCATCGGATATG GCTCGTGAAATCATGTTGCTGGCCAGCAGCAGGAATCATGCAGCTGCAGCCTCAACTCCTGTGTCTTTGAGTCCTGCGACCACAACCTCGCCTAGAG CAATACCTCTGTCTCGCAAGGCATCTCTGGCACGGTTCGTGGAGAAGCGCAAGCAAAG AATGATCAACTACAAGCCTTATCCCTTCTGCGACAAGAGAAAAGATGCCAACTCGAGTGCAGCAGTCACACGTGCAAGCCATGAAAACAGTGACTCAGATAGTGGACCGTCTTCCCACAGATGCCAATAA